The Halorhodospira halophila SL1 genomic sequence CGGGTACAACTCGGCCACCGGACGACGATCGTTCGTCGACCTGAACTCGATCATCGCCACCGAGGGAACCCGACAGGCATCGCTCAAGGGTCGTCCGGGCTACACGCCGCCCCTGAACAACCCGACCCTCTTCCGCCGCGACGCCCACCTCTGCCTCTACTGCGGCCGCCGCTTCCGCACCTCCGACCTCTCTCGCGATCACGTCACCCCGGTCAGCCGCGGTGGTGCCAACACCTGGAACAACGTGGTCACCGCCTGCAAGCGCTGCAATAACCAAAAGAGCGACCGGACTCCGGAGGCGGCGGGCATGGAGCTGCTCGCGGTGCCCTTCACCCCGACCCACGCGGAGTACGTCTACCTGCAGGGCCGGCGGATCCTCGCCGACCAGATGGAGTTCCTGAAGTCGCACTTTCCCCGCCGCAGCCCGCTGCGGGTGCGCGAGCCCTAGCCCGCCCACCCGGACTCCGCCGGTTCAGTCCTGCTGATCGATGCGCCGGCGCTCCTCGTAGAGCAGGTAGTCCTGCAACCTTGGCAGCCGGTGCTCGTCGCCGATGGCGCGCTCACCACCGATGACATGACCGGCACCGGGGTGGCCGGCGGGGCTGCGATCGGTGAGCCAGTCCCAGGTCATCTGCCCCGGGTAGATCAACCCGACCTCAGTCCACTCCACGTCGGCATCGTCCAGATCGCCCTCCGTGTGCGTGGCCACGATGTCGGCCTCCGGCGCATCCGCCGCTTCCTCGGCCAGGGCGAGCGTCTGCGGCAGTGAGACCCGGTGCCAGCGCTGGCCCACGCCCTCGTGAACGGCAAAGGCCACGTCGTAGACCCCGCCCGGCTCCAGGGTGTGGCTATCGGTGGGCTCCGGCGCCTCGAGCGAGCGGGTCAGGCGCACCCGCCAGGCACCGTCCTCATAGCCGCCAGCGGCGCGGATCGCCCCACGGCTCCCATCGGGCTCCTGCAGGAAGCGCTGGGGCAGGACGTCGCCGTCCTCCCAGTGGTGGTCCGGATCGAAGTCGGTGGCGTGCCCCTCGCTCAGGTAGTAGAGATCGTCCTGGTCATAGGCACCATCCAGTAGCCGGTCGCGCTCCAGGGCCCGGAAGCCCGCCTCGTCCGGGTCGTACATCCAACGGGGCTGATCGGCCTCGTCGTCCCAGTTGTCGGTGAACATCCCCCGCCCCTCGGAGCTGTGGCGGTACTCCAGGACGTAGCCGTTGTCGGCGTAGCCCAGCGGGTGGGAACGGTGGGCGCGCCACTGCCAGAGGTCGAGGAACTCGCCCCGCTCGCGCATGGCCTCGAGCTCGGCCTCATCACGCACGTCCTGCCAGTCCGCGCCACCGTTGTCCCCGTCCTCCCGCGATTGGGGGATGTACTTGCGCACGTCCGAGCGCCCCAGGGTCTCGCCCAG encodes the following:
- a CDS encoding HNH endonuclease; its protein translation is MLEHRILRTDISGMPLEWVGFEEAVRYYYLGQVAYACGSTLYRVRGGYNSATGRRSFVDLNSIIATEGTRQASLKGRPGYTPPLNNPTLFRRDAHLCLYCGRRFRTSDLSRDHVTPVSRGGANTWNNVVTACKRCNNQKSDRTPEAAGMELLAVPFTPTHAEYVYLQGRRILADQMEFLKSHFPRRSPLRVREP
- a CDS encoding ethylbenzene dehydrogenase-related protein, which gives rise to MLDVRLDPEQPLASDPGRNVYIPPRGELERTLRVGAVYNDDEIQIRYEFATEAPSWYHQYWIYEVEGRGTGGEWVQYGSGGPEPDEHGLYEDRISMLLDDGDLGLDRYGGFMTAHEGMRGLTGAAESEEVEAHPHLGETLGRSDVRKYIPQSREDGDNGGADWQDVRDEAELEAMRERGEFLDLWQWRAHRSHPLGYADNGYVLEYRHSSEGRGMFTDNWDDEADQPRWMYDPDEAGFRALERDRLLDGAYDQDDLYYLSEGHATDFDPDHHWEDGDVLPQRFLQEPDGSRGAIRAAGGYEDGAWRVRLTRSLEAPEPTDSHTLEPGGVYDVAFAVHEGVGQRWHRVSLPQTLALAEEAADAPEADIVATHTEGDLDDADVEWTEVGLIYPGQMTWDWLTDRSPAGHPGAGHVIGGERAIGDEHRLPRLQDYLLYEERRRIDQQD